The following proteins are co-located in the Streptomyces sp. NBC_00435 genome:
- a CDS encoding PPOX class F420-dependent oxidoreductase: protein MTEFKGFSEAELAYLRSQHLGRLATVDAAGQPQANPVGFFLQDDGTVLVGGLAMGTTKKWRNLSVNPLLSLVVDDLVSTRPWKVRGVEIRGRATLEVGPHSLGPHFSPEVIRIHPDRVLAWGLED, encoded by the coding sequence ATGACGGAATTCAAGGGTTTCAGCGAGGCCGAACTGGCATACCTGCGCTCACAGCACCTGGGCCGGCTCGCCACCGTGGACGCGGCCGGGCAGCCCCAGGCGAACCCCGTGGGGTTCTTCCTCCAGGACGACGGGACGGTCCTGGTGGGCGGGCTGGCGATGGGCACGACGAAGAAGTGGCGCAACCTCTCCGTGAACCCCCTGCTGTCGCTGGTCGTGGACGACCTGGTCAGCACCCGCCCGTGGAAGGTCCGCGGCGTCGAGATCCGCGGACGCGCCACGCTGGAGGTCGGCCCGCACTCCCTGGGCCCCCACTTCAGCCCGGAAGTCATCCGTATCCACCCGGACCGCGTCCTCGCCTGGGGCTTGGAGGACTGA
- a CDS encoding helix-turn-helix domain-containing protein encodes MYEERPSRAVPGAVLWRAGGSGGVVLPDGCMDLLWVDGRLLVAGPDTTAHPAGEVPGSGFAGIRLAPGAAPALLGVPARVLRDRRVELADLWPAAEVRRLAGRVAPYEDPCSGLEELVRRRAADCGPPDPLVTRAAALLRAGRGVAAVAGAVGLGERQLHRRSLDAFGYGPRTLGRILRLQRALALTRRGLAQAEVAAAAGYADQAHYTREVRALAGTTPGAYAAGAAGVAQAGSAGPAGSAAASPAKRETPEPSGSRTTA; translated from the coding sequence GTGTACGAGGAGCGGCCGTCCCGCGCTGTGCCCGGCGCCGTGCTCTGGAGGGCCGGCGGCAGTGGCGGCGTGGTGCTGCCCGACGGCTGCATGGACCTGCTCTGGGTGGACGGCCGGCTCCTGGTCGCCGGACCCGACACCACCGCGCACCCCGCCGGGGAGGTCCCCGGCTCCGGCTTCGCAGGGATCCGGCTGGCCCCCGGCGCGGCGCCCGCGCTGCTCGGCGTACCGGCCCGCGTCCTGCGCGACCGGAGGGTCGAGCTGGCGGACCTGTGGCCCGCCGCCGAGGTACGGCGACTTGCCGGGCGGGTGGCCCCGTACGAGGACCCGTGCTCGGGACTGGAGGAGCTGGTCCGGCGCCGCGCGGCCGACTGCGGCCCCCCGGACCCCCTCGTCACGCGGGCCGCGGCCCTGTTGCGGGCCGGGCGGGGCGTCGCCGCCGTCGCGGGGGCGGTCGGCCTCGGCGAGCGGCAGCTGCACCGGCGCTCGCTCGACGCGTTCGGGTACGGACCCCGCACGCTCGGGCGGATCCTGCGCCTCCAGCGGGCCCTCGCGCTGACCCGGCGCGGGCTGGCGCAGGCGGAGGTCGCGGCGGCGGCCGGGTACGCCGACCAGGCCCACTACACCCGCGAGGTGCGCGCCCTGGCCGGTACCACGCCGGGGGCCTACGCGGCGGGGGCCGCCGGGGTGGCTCAGGCGGGGTCGGCCGGGCCCGCCGGGTCGGCCGCCGCGTCTCCCGCGAAGAGGGAGACCCCGGAGCCGTCCGGGTCGAGGACCACGGCGTAG
- a CDS encoding YihY/virulence factor BrkB family protein yields the protein MQHAKETAERIPGRLHRARALYRNVSKRKMAWLLLKDTVNSCIEYRILGLAAEAAFFTLLSLPPLFLGLLGLLGYVDGWSGGTTVASIEENILGAVGTVLSDRGVNDIAKPMLDDVTSRGRPDLISLGFAFALWSGSRAVNVFVDTITVMYGLDGQRGIVKTRLLAFLLYVIALLIGAIVLPLMVVGPDAVVRVVPWSTEVIAVLYWPVVTLLSIAFLTTLYHVSVPVRSPWIEDVPGALVALAMWVFGSFLLRIYLTNTVEGPTIYGSLAAPVAVLLWIGISAFAVLVGAAVNAAIDRVWPSLATAAAREANERVREAEAAQLIARAAAWRALAEGESEDDEDAGMPSEFPERWSRFLPPEDYHSRLRKH from the coding sequence GTGCAGCACGCAAAAGAAACAGCTGAGCGGATTCCGGGCCGCCTCCACCGCGCCCGCGCCCTCTACCGCAACGTCTCCAAGCGCAAAATGGCGTGGCTGCTGCTCAAAGACACCGTGAACTCGTGCATCGAGTACCGGATCCTCGGACTCGCGGCCGAGGCCGCCTTCTTCACCCTGCTTTCGCTGCCCCCGCTCTTCCTCGGCCTGCTGGGCCTCCTCGGGTACGTGGACGGCTGGTCGGGCGGTACGACCGTCGCCAGCATCGAGGAGAACATCCTGGGCGCGGTCGGCACCGTCCTGTCCGACCGGGGCGTCAACGACATCGCCAAACCGATGCTCGACGACGTCACCAGCCGCGGCCGGCCCGACCTCATCTCCCTCGGCTTCGCCTTCGCCCTCTGGTCGGGCTCGCGCGCCGTCAACGTCTTCGTCGACACCATCACCGTCATGTACGGGCTCGACGGCCAGCGCGGCATCGTCAAGACCCGGTTGCTCGCCTTCCTCCTCTACGTCATCGCCCTGCTGATCGGCGCGATCGTGCTGCCGCTGATGGTGGTCGGCCCGGACGCGGTGGTGCGGGTTGTGCCGTGGAGCACCGAGGTGATCGCGGTCCTGTACTGGCCCGTCGTCACCCTGCTCTCCATCGCCTTCCTGACCACGCTCTACCACGTCTCCGTCCCCGTCCGTTCGCCCTGGATCGAGGACGTGCCCGGGGCGCTGGTCGCCCTCGCCATGTGGGTGTTCGGCTCGTTCCTGCTGCGGATCTACCTCACCAACACCGTGGAGGGTCCGACCATCTACGGATCGCTCGCGGCGCCCGTCGCGGTCCTGCTGTGGATCGGCATCTCGGCCTTCGCCGTGCTCGTCGGGGCGGCCGTCAACGCCGCCATCGACCGCGTCTGGCCCTCGCTGGCCACGGCGGCGGCGCGCGAGGCGAACGAGCGGGTCCGCGAGGCGGAGGCCGCCCAGCTGATCGCCCGGGCAGCCGCCTGGCGGGCGCTGGCCGAGGGGGAGTCGGAGGACGACGAGGATGCGGGCATGCCCTCGGAGTTCCCCGAGCGCTGGTCGAGGTTCCTGCCGCCCGAGGACTACCACTCCCGCCTGCGCAAGCACTGA
- a CDS encoding helix-turn-helix domain-containing protein, with the protein MLGAIGLDEGQETAYRALVALGAAEVPDLAHRLTLPVQQTERTLRHLERQGLAAQSSARPGRWVAAPPGVALGALLTQQRHELEQAELAAALLAQEYRAEAAEPAVHDLVEVVTGASAVAHRFHQLQLGAVEEVCALVTGRPQVVTGTDNEAEDRASVRGVAYRVVIEREVLTRSSGIREASTALARGEHIRVTAQVPTKLVIADRALAMVPLTARGAEPAALVVHASGLLESLMGLFEAVWRESLPLRLGSSGAPEESDGGPDITDLEILTLLLAGMTDASVAKHLELGLRTVQRRVKGLMELSGVTTRLQLGWHAYERGWVAR; encoded by the coding sequence TTGCTGGGAGCGATAGGTCTCGACGAGGGACAGGAGACGGCGTACCGCGCGCTGGTCGCGCTGGGGGCCGCGGAGGTGCCCGACCTCGCGCACCGGCTGACGCTGCCGGTGCAGCAGACCGAACGGACCCTGCGCCACCTGGAGCGCCAGGGGCTCGCGGCCCAGTCCTCCGCCCGGCCCGGCCGGTGGGTCGCGGCCCCGCCCGGGGTGGCGCTGGGCGCACTGCTCACCCAGCAGCGGCACGAACTGGAGCAGGCGGAGCTGGCGGCGGCGCTGCTGGCGCAGGAGTACCGGGCGGAGGCCGCCGAGCCGGCGGTGCACGACCTGGTGGAGGTGGTGACGGGCGCGAGCGCGGTGGCCCACCGCTTCCACCAGCTCCAGCTCGGGGCGGTGGAGGAGGTGTGCGCGCTGGTCACCGGCCGGCCGCAGGTGGTGACGGGGACGGACAACGAGGCGGAGGACCGGGCTTCCGTACGGGGCGTCGCCTACCGCGTGGTCATCGAACGGGAGGTGCTCACCCGGTCCAGCGGCATCCGCGAGGCGTCCACGGCGCTGGCACGCGGCGAGCACATCCGGGTGACGGCCCAGGTGCCGACCAAACTGGTGATCGCGGACCGGGCCCTGGCGATGGTGCCGCTGACGGCGCGCGGCGCGGAGCCGGCGGCGCTGGTCGTGCACGCTTCGGGACTGCTGGAGTCCCTGATGGGCCTCTTCGAGGCGGTCTGGCGGGAGTCGCTCCCGCTGCGGCTGGGCTCCTCCGGGGCGCCGGAGGAATCGGACGGCGGACCCGACATCACCGACCTGGAGATCCTCACCCTGCTCCTGGCGGGGATGACGGACGCGAGCGTGGCGAAGCACCTGGAGCTGGGCCTGCGGACCGTCCAGCGGCGAGTGAAGGGCCTGATGGAGCTCTCCGGGGTGACCACCCGGCTCCAGCTGGGCTGGCACGCGTACGAGCGGGGCTGGGTGGCCCGATAG
- the rsgA gene encoding ribosome small subunit-dependent GTPase A, translating to MSLSSFPQASLSHALTPYGWDDAWAAEFAPYTEQGLVPGRVVRVDRGQCDVMTADGIVRADTAFVTPHDPLRVICTGDWAAVEAHGSPRYVKAYLPRRTAFVRSTSSQRSEGQILAANVDHAIIAVSLAVELDLGRIERFLALAWESGAQPLVVLTKADLVPDPVTLGHLVEDVETAAPGVQVLTVSSMTGEGTEVLTALVGGGTSVLLGISGAGKSTLANTLLGEDVMEVQAARDVDGKGRHTTTTRNLLVLPDGGVLIDTPGLRGVGLFDAGAGVGQVFSEIEDYAERCRFHDCAHEAEPGCAVREAVDSGELPERRLESYRKLLRENQRIVAKTDARLRSEIKRDWRLRSAEGRANYSAKRTGRA from the coding sequence TTGTCTCTTTCTTCTTTCCCGCAGGCCTCGCTCTCGCACGCTCTCACCCCCTACGGCTGGGACGACGCGTGGGCGGCCGAATTCGCCCCGTACACCGAGCAGGGCCTCGTGCCCGGCCGGGTGGTACGGGTGGACCGCGGTCAGTGCGATGTCATGACGGCCGACGGCATCGTCCGCGCCGACACCGCCTTCGTCACCCCGCACGACCCGCTCCGGGTCATCTGCACCGGCGACTGGGCGGCTGTGGAGGCGCACGGCAGTCCGCGCTACGTGAAGGCGTACCTGCCGCGCCGGACCGCGTTCGTGCGGTCCACCTCCTCGCAGCGGTCCGAGGGCCAGATCCTCGCCGCGAACGTCGACCACGCGATCATCGCGGTCTCGCTCGCCGTCGAACTGGACCTCGGGCGCATCGAGCGGTTCCTCGCGCTCGCCTGGGAATCGGGGGCGCAGCCCCTCGTGGTCCTGACCAAGGCGGACCTGGTCCCGGACCCGGTCACCCTCGGACACCTCGTCGAGGACGTCGAGACCGCGGCGCCCGGCGTCCAGGTCCTCACCGTGTCCTCGATGACCGGGGAGGGCACGGAGGTGCTCACGGCGCTGGTCGGGGGTGGTACGAGCGTGCTCCTCGGGATCTCCGGCGCGGGCAAGTCCACGCTGGCAAACACCCTGCTCGGGGAGGACGTGATGGAGGTCCAGGCGGCGCGCGACGTCGACGGCAAGGGCCGCCACACGACCACGACGCGCAACCTGCTGGTGCTGCCGGACGGTGGCGTGCTGATCGACACCCCCGGGCTGCGGGGCGTCGGGCTCTTCGACGCGGGGGCGGGCGTCGGACAGGTGTTCTCGGAGATCGAGGACTACGCCGAGCGGTGCCGCTTCCACGACTGCGCCCACGAGGCGGAGCCGGGGTGCGCGGTGCGGGAGGCGGTGGACTCCGGGGAGCTGCCCGAGCGGCGGCTGGAGAGCTACCGCAAGCTCCTGCGGGAGAACCAGCGGATCGTCGCGAAGACGGACGCGAGGCTCCGGTCGGAGATCAAGCGCGACTGGCGCCTCCGCTCGGCGGAAGGCCGCGCGAACTACTCCGCGAAGCGCACGGGCCGAGCCTGA
- a CDS encoding TetR family transcriptional regulator, which produces MNSPPGRMHVLTSGPTPTGGNVPTVTSPFRRAPLLLRAASRAGFRRLPAPGRPGALCVTTVCGSAAGTRPGGACRRSPRMSRSTSTRTYRRSGATVEPCPQVRQDTKLFFMEHRGTSDSETLYETRIALTASHNASIVETAPDTRRRILRVSMELFGVHGFHETSLREIAERVGVSKPAVLYHFPGKADILAALVEPMLRDLAAALVRAAAAGAADRVRWAAIEGVLDVWLKHRCLIRLNLQDMALATPGPAFARLRDTMLRASSLVAGPDPGFAERVRGTQAVAMLSDPVVLFADAPVAALREAVLDGVRRLLDGPAEPGSVTARPVPGGRRGRPAAMTPAMTEAARRMHAAGSGATAIAATLGVSRATVYRHLPPEEDTD; this is translated from the coding sequence ATGAACTCACCTCCGGGTCGTATGCACGTACTGACGAGCGGTCCCACACCGACCGGCGGGAACGTCCCCACCGTAACAAGCCCGTTCAGGCGCGCGCCACTTCTTTTGCGGGCCGCCTCCCGCGCAGGATTCCGGCGGCTCCCGGCACCCGGCCGGCCCGGGGCGCTGTGCGTGACGACGGTGTGCGGATCCGCGGCCGGGACGCGTCCTGGCGGAGCATGTCGACGGTCTCCTCGTATGTCGCGTTCCACCTCGACTCGGACTTACCGTCGGTCAGGCGCGACCGTAGAACCCTGTCCTCAAGTCAGGCAAGACACTAAGTTGTTCTTCATGGAACACCGCGGAACCTCAGATTCTGAGACGCTTTACGAGACGCGAATCGCCCTCACCGCGTCGCACAACGCGTCAATTGTCGAGACGGCTCCCGACACCCGGAGGCGGATCCTGCGGGTCTCGATGGAGCTGTTCGGGGTCCACGGCTTCCACGAGACCTCGCTGCGGGAGATCGCCGAACGGGTCGGCGTCTCCAAGCCGGCGGTGCTCTACCACTTCCCCGGCAAGGCCGACATCCTCGCCGCCCTCGTGGAGCCGATGCTCCGGGACCTGGCCGCCGCCCTGGTCCGCGCCGCCGCGGCCGGCGCTGCCGACCGGGTCCGGTGGGCTGCGATCGAGGGGGTCCTCGACGTCTGGCTGAAGCACCGCTGCCTGATCCGGCTGAACCTCCAGGACATGGCCCTGGCCACCCCCGGCCCGGCCTTCGCCCGGCTGCGCGACACCATGCTCCGGGCGAGCTCCCTGGTCGCGGGGCCGGATCCCGGTTTCGCGGAGCGGGTGCGGGGCACCCAGGCCGTCGCCATGCTCTCCGACCCCGTGGTGCTCTTCGCCGACGCCCCGGTCGCGGCGCTGCGCGAGGCCGTCCTGGACGGCGTACGCCGCCTGCTGGACGGGCCCGCGGAGCCCGGGTCCGTGACGGCGCGGCCCGTGCCCGGGGGCCGGCGCGGGCGCCCCGCCGCCATGACCCCGGCCATGACCGAGGCCGCCCGCCGGATGCACGCGGCGGGGAGCGGGGCCACCGCGATCGCCGCCACGCTCGGCGTCTCGCGGGCCACGGTCTACCGCCACCTCCCCCCGGAGGAGGACACGGACTGA
- a CDS encoding DUF456 domain-containing protein translates to MDLPQLLLVGLVLVLGLLGVLVPGVPGTWLVWAGLLWWALHERSAEAWGLLVGATALLLVVQVVKWQLPPRRLRGVGVTHRMVVYAGAGAVLGFALVPVLGAVPGFVGGIYLCERRRLGTHGEAWTSVRAVMRAVGTSVLVELFACLLVVGAWLGLAVWA, encoded by the coding sequence ATGGATCTGCCGCAGCTGCTCCTGGTGGGGCTGGTGCTCGTGCTCGGACTGCTCGGGGTACTGGTCCCGGGCGTCCCGGGGACCTGGCTGGTCTGGGCCGGACTGCTCTGGTGGGCGCTGCACGAGCGGTCGGCCGAGGCGTGGGGCCTGCTGGTCGGGGCGACGGCGCTGCTGCTGGTGGTGCAGGTGGTGAAGTGGCAGCTGCCCCCGCGCAGACTCCGGGGAGTGGGCGTCACCCACCGGATGGTGGTGTACGCGGGTGCGGGGGCGGTACTGGGCTTCGCGCTGGTGCCGGTTCTCGGGGCGGTCCCCGGCTTCGTGGGCGGGATCTACCTCTGCGAACGGCGGCGCCTGGGCACGCACGGCGAGGCGTGGACATCGGTGCGGGCGGTGATGCGGGCGGTGGGGACGAGCGTGCTGGTGGAGCTGTTCGCGTGCCTGCTGGTGGTGGGGGCGTGGCTGGGCCTGGCGGTGTGGGCGTAG
- a CDS encoding VOC family protein produces MTPRLDMIGIVVSDMAASLAFYRRLGIDLPAGAESQPHVEATLPNGLRIGWDTEEVIRSFDPSWTRPASDGRVGLAFLCDSPAEVDSLYAELTGAGHTGHLKPWDAFWGQRYAVVLDPDGSGVSLFAGDAAADPAGPADPA; encoded by the coding sequence ATGACTCCCCGACTCGACATGATCGGCATCGTCGTCTCCGACATGGCCGCATCGCTCGCCTTCTACCGCCGTCTCGGCATCGACCTCCCCGCCGGGGCGGAGTCCCAACCGCACGTCGAGGCCACCCTGCCGAACGGGCTGCGGATCGGCTGGGACACGGAAGAGGTCATCCGCTCCTTCGACCCGTCCTGGACCCGCCCCGCGAGCGACGGCCGGGTGGGGCTCGCGTTCCTGTGCGACTCCCCCGCCGAGGTGGACTCCCTGTACGCGGAGTTGACCGGCGCCGGGCACACGGGGCACCTGAAGCCCTGGGACGCCTTCTGGGGGCAGCGCTACGCCGTGGTCCTCGACCCGGACGGCTCCGGGGTCTCCCTCTTCGCGGGAGACGCGGCGGCCGACCCGGCGGGCCCGGCCGACCCCGCCTGA
- a CDS encoding acyl-CoA dehydrogenase family protein: MAATTHTVSNQAPPLVGHDVYGSDRVLSGGVERHLADAAPELAAEVREELTDLGRAAGSRQAQDWGTQANENPPKLRTHDRYGNRIDEVEFHPSWHRLLGHAVGSGLTDAWGRPAGHLRRAAGFFVWSQAEAGHGCPVSMTHAAVPALRTDPALAAEWEPRLTSHVYEEGLRPAGQKAGVLFGMGMTEKQGGSDVRANTTAAVPLGASGEYLLTGHKWFCSAPMCDGFLVLAQAPGGLTCFLVPRVLPDGTRNVFAIQRLKDKLGNRSNASSEVEFDGTWARRVGEEGRGVRTIIEMVAATRLDCVIGSASLMRQALTQAVHHTEHRSAFGAPLIDQPLMRNVLADLALESEAATTLTLRLAAAYDAVQSTGDEQERAFLRIAVPAAKYWVTKRCTPMVAEALECLGGNGYVEESGLPRLLRESPLNSIWEGSGNVQALDVLRALQREPQALNAFLQEVGLARGADHRLDSAIKNLLTELADLEGIEARARRVVERMALVLQGSLLVRWAPPEVADAFCASRLGGDWGAAFGTLPHSLDLGSVVERAQITG, from the coding sequence ATGGCAGCCACCACCCACACAGTCAGCAACCAGGCCCCTCCCCTCGTGGGCCACGACGTCTACGGCAGCGACCGGGTACTGAGCGGGGGAGTCGAGCGGCACCTCGCGGACGCCGCGCCCGAACTCGCCGCGGAGGTAAGGGAAGAGCTCACGGATCTCGGGCGTGCGGCCGGGTCCCGGCAGGCGCAGGACTGGGGGACGCAGGCGAACGAGAACCCGCCGAAGCTGAGGACGCACGACCGGTACGGGAACCGGATCGACGAGGTGGAGTTCCACCCCTCGTGGCACCGGCTGCTCGGGCACGCGGTGGGCTCCGGGCTCACCGACGCGTGGGGGCGCCCGGCGGGACATCTGCGGCGCGCGGCCGGGTTCTTCGTGTGGTCGCAGGCGGAGGCGGGGCACGGATGCCCCGTCTCGATGACGCACGCGGCGGTACCGGCGCTGCGGACCGATCCCGCGCTCGCCGCCGAGTGGGAGCCTCGGCTGACCTCGCACGTGTACGAGGAGGGTCTGCGGCCGGCCGGTCAGAAGGCCGGAGTTCTCTTCGGGATGGGGATGACGGAGAAGCAGGGCGGCAGCGACGTACGGGCGAACACGACGGCGGCGGTGCCGCTCGGGGCGTCGGGCGAGTACCTGCTGACGGGCCACAAGTGGTTCTGTTCGGCGCCGATGTGTGACGGGTTCCTGGTGCTGGCCCAGGCGCCGGGAGGGCTGACGTGCTTCCTGGTGCCGCGGGTGCTGCCGGACGGCACGCGCAACGTCTTCGCGATCCAGCGGCTGAAGGACAAGCTGGGCAACCGGTCGAACGCGTCGAGCGAGGTGGAGTTCGACGGGACGTGGGCGCGGCGGGTGGGCGAGGAGGGCCGCGGGGTGCGGACCATCATCGAGATGGTCGCGGCGACCCGGCTTGACTGTGTGATCGGCTCGGCCTCGCTGATGCGGCAGGCGCTCACGCAGGCCGTTCACCACACGGAGCACCGCTCCGCTTTCGGAGCGCCGCTCATCGACCAGCCCCTGATGCGCAACGTGCTCGCCGACCTCGCTCTGGAGTCGGAGGCGGCCACCACCCTCACGCTGCGCCTCGCGGCCGCGTACGACGCCGTCCAGAGCACCGGTGACGAGCAGGAGCGGGCCTTCCTGCGCATCGCGGTGCCCGCCGCGAAGTACTGGGTGACCAAGCGCTGTACGCCGATGGTGGCGGAGGCGCTGGAGTGTCTGGGCGGGAACGGCTACGTCGAGGAGTCCGGACTGCCCAGGCTGCTGCGCGAGTCCCCGCTGAACTCCATCTGGGAGGGATCGGGCAACGTCCAGGCCCTCGACGTACTGCGCGCCCTCCAGCGCGAACCGCAGGCGCTGAACGCCTTCCTCCAGGAGGTCGGCCTGGCGCGGGGCGCCGACCACCGGCTGGATTCGGCCATCAAGAACCTGCTGACCGAGCTCGCGGACCTGGAAGGCATCGAGGCGCGGGCCCGGCGGGTGGTGGAGCGCATGGCGCTGGTGCTGCAGGGGTCCCTGCTGGTGCGGTGGGCCCCGCCGGAGGTGGCCGACGCCTTCTGCGCCTCGCGGCTGGGAGGTGACTGGGGCGCGGCCTTCGGCACGCTGCCGCACAGTCTGGACCTTGGGTCCGTGGTGGAACGGGCCCAGATCACGGGCTAG